A genomic window from Massilia sp. METH4 includes:
- a CDS encoding oxidative damage protection protein, which yields MARTVHCIKLNKEAEGLDFPPYPGELGKKIYESVSKEAWAAWLKHQTMLVNENRLNLADVRARKYLAAQMEKHFFGEGADAAQGYVPPTA from the coding sequence ATGGCCCGTACCGTCCACTGCATCAAACTGAACAAGGAAGCCGAAGGCCTGGACTTCCCGCCCTACCCCGGCGAACTGGGCAAGAAGATCTACGAATCCGTGTCGAAAGAGGCCTGGGCGGCCTGGCTGAAGCACCAGACCATGCTGGTCAACGAAAACCGCCTGAACCTGGCCGACGTGCGTGCCCGCAAGTACCTGGCCGCGCAGATGGAAAAGCATTTCTTCGGCGAAGGTGCCGATGCGGCGCAGGGCTACGTGCCGCCGACGGCTTGA